One Mycolicibacterium parafortuitum DNA segment encodes these proteins:
- a CDS encoding M24 family metallopeptidase, giving the protein MYRECGARLRTSMREKGVDALVLLGNGNVVYATGASWPLLDAGLSHVERPVAVVLADDEHPHLYMPFREGSAFDTEVPGDHVHGPLYLEFDEGVHHFAAVLADLVPAGATVAVDELTGAMRRAAGRLFPAGPPSDAAQVIGPAKLVKTIDQIAGVRQACRITEQALLDVQPAVAPGVSQMDLSARFVRRAFELGATTNMIEAIWQVMPTTRSSGSVWTTTGDLALPLLPTEKPLASGDVLWTDISITYEGYCSDWGRTWVVGEDPTPEQNANFAKWREILDAVLAVTKAGATSGDLARAAIAANGGKKPWLPHFYLGHGIGTNAAEMPMIGTDLGEEFDDNFVFPANMLLVLEPVVWEDGTGGYRSEEIVVITEDGYQSITDYPYAPYGLS; this is encoded by the coding sequence ATGTACCGAGAATGTGGTGCGCGGCTGCGGACGTCGATGCGGGAGAAGGGCGTCGACGCCCTCGTCCTGCTCGGCAACGGCAACGTGGTCTACGCGACCGGTGCCAGCTGGCCGCTGTTGGACGCGGGGCTGTCCCACGTGGAGCGTCCGGTCGCCGTCGTGCTGGCCGATGACGAGCATCCACACCTGTACATGCCGTTCCGCGAGGGCAGTGCGTTCGACACCGAGGTCCCCGGCGACCACGTCCACGGCCCGTTGTACCTCGAATTCGACGAGGGGGTACACCATTTCGCCGCGGTGTTGGCCGACCTCGTCCCGGCGGGCGCGACAGTGGCCGTCGACGAGTTGACCGGGGCGATGCGCCGTGCCGCGGGCCGGTTGTTCCCGGCCGGACCGCCGTCTGACGCCGCCCAGGTGATCGGGCCGGCCAAGCTCGTCAAGACCATCGACCAGATCGCCGGCGTCCGACAGGCCTGCCGCATCACCGAACAGGCGCTGCTCGACGTTCAGCCCGCGGTGGCTCCCGGCGTGAGCCAGATGGATCTCTCGGCGCGGTTCGTCCGGCGGGCGTTCGAACTCGGTGCGACGACGAACATGATCGAGGCGATCTGGCAGGTGATGCCGACGACCCGGAGCAGTGGTTCGGTGTGGACCACGACCGGTGACCTGGCGCTGCCGTTGCTGCCGACGGAGAAGCCGCTGGCCTCCGGCGATGTGTTGTGGACCGACATCAGCATCACCTACGAGGGCTACTGCTCTGATTGGGGCCGCACCTGGGTGGTGGGCGAGGATCCGACCCCCGAACAGAATGCGAACTTCGCGAAGTGGCGCGAAATCCTCGACGCCGTATTGGCCGTGACCAAGGCCGGCGCCACTTCCGGGGATCTGGCGCGCGCGGCGATCGCCGCCAACGGAGGCAAGAAGCCGTGGTTGCCGCACTTCTACCTCGGTCACGGGATCGGCACCAACGCGGCCGAGATGCCGATGATCGGCACCGATCTCGGCGAGGAGTTCGACGACAACTTCGTGTTCCCGGCGAACATGCTGCTGGTCTTGGAGCCCGTCGTCTGGGAGGACGGCACCGGGGGTTATCGAAGCGAGGAGATCGTGGTCATCACCGAAGACGGTTACCAGTCGATCACCGACTACCCGTACGCCCCCTACGGACTGAGCTGA
- a CDS encoding M24 family metallopeptidase, with translation MAIEIVCDDLALRAGRRERALAQMAAHDLDVLVLGRQANVRYVTGAPQLWVAGTRPFAPICVLVRATGEIHLNSSWDEGIPEEIGHDHLYGLAWNPMTLIEVLKGIDGAADATRVGTDAISPTFAKLLPLAFPNAELVDAEIAMKAARRTKTADELRVLRGALNVAERGLAAAVSELAVGVTEQALNGVLMEAMTAGGYSTSATQDGAWITSRDHAWRVGRRDRRIAEGDLVAFAAGALADGYVGEVGRTWPVGEVPGADALFGRAHDLWERLIDACRPGASATGLLTAYDAAGEALPPVPVAHGLGLGFDPPVISPDLPQTCADERLDPGTVLAVTAYVWEPGVGSVFHRDAVLIGEDGPEVLTSSPGRAQTTAGIG, from the coding sequence ATGGCAATCGAAATCGTCTGTGACGACCTCGCCCTCCGCGCGGGCCGGCGTGAACGCGCGCTGGCCCAGATGGCGGCCCACGACCTCGACGTGCTCGTGTTGGGCCGGCAGGCCAACGTGCGCTACGTGACCGGTGCCCCGCAACTCTGGGTCGCGGGCACCCGTCCGTTCGCGCCGATCTGTGTGCTCGTGCGGGCCACCGGAGAGATCCACCTCAACAGCAGCTGGGACGAGGGCATCCCGGAGGAAATCGGACACGACCACCTGTACGGGCTGGCCTGGAACCCGATGACCCTGATCGAGGTACTCAAGGGCATCGACGGCGCGGCCGACGCGACGCGCGTCGGGACCGACGCGATCTCGCCGACCTTCGCGAAGCTGCTGCCGTTGGCGTTCCCGAACGCCGAACTCGTCGACGCGGAGATCGCGATGAAGGCCGCGCGCCGCACGAAGACTGCTGACGAGCTTCGTGTGCTGCGCGGCGCGCTGAACGTCGCCGAGCGCGGCCTGGCCGCGGCCGTGTCCGAACTCGCGGTGGGAGTCACCGAACAGGCGCTCAACGGCGTGTTGATGGAGGCGATGACCGCGGGCGGGTACAGCACCTCGGCCACCCAGGACGGCGCGTGGATCACCTCGCGTGACCACGCTTGGCGGGTCGGTCGGCGCGATCGCCGGATCGCCGAAGGCGACCTGGTTGCGTTCGCGGCGGGTGCGCTGGCCGACGGTTACGTCGGTGAGGTCGGCCGCACCTGGCCGGTCGGGGAGGTCCCCGGCGCGGATGCCCTCTTCGGCCGCGCACATGACCTGTGGGAGCGCCTGATCGACGCCTGCCGCCCCGGCGCGTCGGCGACCGGCCTGCTCACCGCCTACGACGCCGCGGGCGAGGCGCTGCCGCCCGTCCCCGTGGCGCACGGCCTCGGACTCGGCTTCGATCCGCCGGTGATCTCCCCGGACCTGCCGCAGACCTGCGCCGACGAGCGCCTCGACCCCGGCACGGTGCTGGCGGTCACCGCGTACGTGTGGGAGCCCGGCGTCGGTTCGGTCTTCCACCGCGACGCCGTGCTGATCGGCGAGGACGGTCCCGAAGTACTGACGTCGAGCCCGGGTCGGGCCCAGACCACCGCCGGAATCGGCTGA
- a CDS encoding enoyl-CoA hydratase/isomerase family protein, with translation MSENRRPSPEEIILYEKDPRTKIATITFNRPEFLNAPTSLARLRYADVLRAANADNDVKVVIIRGVGDNLGSGADLPEFMEGNDNPAARLAELRLEDDGVGEVTYPPKGTFRNGATISAWYANSQAGNRALQDFKKISIVEAKGYCYGWHFYQCADADLVISSDDALFGHPSFRYHGWGPRMWTWVQMMGLRKFQEMVFTGRPFTAAEMYDCNFLNKVVARDQLEAETQKYALACARNRPVDTVFQQKMFFEIFKQQQGEYMGSLLSAFFESMGNGVANDSDDDLDMFESIDSGLSAAVNDNDSKFPPEFRLSKRNRAQPD, from the coding sequence GTGTCGGAGAACAGGCGGCCGTCTCCCGAGGAGATCATCCTCTACGAGAAGGACCCCAGGACCAAGATCGCGACCATCACGTTCAACCGGCCGGAGTTCCTCAACGCGCCGACATCGCTGGCCCGGCTACGGTATGCGGACGTGCTGCGCGCGGCCAACGCCGACAACGACGTGAAGGTCGTGATCATCCGCGGTGTCGGGGACAACCTCGGCAGCGGAGCCGATCTCCCGGAGTTCATGGAGGGCAACGACAATCCCGCCGCCCGGCTCGCGGAGCTGCGCCTCGAAGATGACGGCGTCGGCGAGGTGACCTATCCGCCGAAGGGGACGTTCCGTAACGGCGCCACCATCAGCGCGTGGTACGCCAACTCCCAGGCCGGTAACCGAGCGCTGCAGGATTTCAAGAAGATCAGCATCGTCGAGGCCAAGGGGTACTGCTACGGCTGGCACTTCTACCAGTGCGCCGACGCCGATCTGGTGATCTCGTCCGACGACGCGCTGTTCGGACATCCGTCCTTCCGCTATCACGGCTGGGGTCCGCGGATGTGGACCTGGGTGCAGATGATGGGGCTGCGCAAGTTCCAGGAGATGGTGTTCACCGGCCGTCCGTTCACCGCCGCCGAGATGTACGACTGCAACTTCCTGAACAAGGTGGTCGCTCGCGACCAACTGGAGGCCGAGACACAGAAGTACGCGCTGGCGTGTGCCCGGAACCGCCCGGTGGACACCGTGTTTCAGCAGAAGATGTTCTTCGAGATCTTCAAGCAGCAGCAGGGCGAGTACATGGGTAGCCTGCTGAGCGCGTTCTTCGAGTCGATGGGCAACGGGGTCGCCAACGACAGCGACGACGACCTGGACATGTTCGAGTCGATCGACAGCGGACTGTCGGCAGCGGTCAACGACAACGACAGCAAGTTCCCGCCCGAGTTCCGGTTGAGCAAGCGCAACCGGGCCCAACCGGACTGA
- a CDS encoding CaiB/BaiF CoA transferase family protein yields the protein MSEPALSGYVVVDLSSGIAGAYCTKLLADGGAEVIKVEPPQGDPLRRWSASGADIVDGTDGALFSYLACSKRSVVADPGADTEFVDALLADADAVIWSTGPGVAGLAAFAPAAINRRHPHLIVTAISPFGLDGPWKDRPATEFTLQAWSGGIVGLGRGAPDRAPVYVGGQVGEYLAGAYASAVTLASRMRGGGELIDLSMLETDILGLTYYPVSYFAMLGRPWRDARRLTVPGIARAKDGLVDIGCGTAQQWFDLCAMTGHVEWIDEESPLSITQQANEKAEELYAWVAEQTVDEIRDLATAFRIPNAPVANGANVERLDHYVARRSFVVNPRDGFTQPAAPYRMSVDALRDPEPAPRLGEHTDLYRSRARNIIPSRDSAEMTTRNDISRPGALPFAGLRVVDMTTFWAGPSCTHLLAMLGADVIHVESTRHPDGTRLIAGIPVTEDNWWEQSPIFSGLNTNKRGITLNLSTETGRDLLKRLIATADVLVENFTPRVIESMGLTYDAVKQIKPDIVMARMPGFGLDGPWRDNPAFAYVIEAAAGISWLTGYPDLNPFEPYSVGDPNAGIHAFNAILIALEHRRRTGEGSMVEAAMVDAALSVAAEQVIEYSAYGAVLQRDGNRGPTAAPQNLYLSNEIDEFGRADSWVAVAVATDEQWSGLRRAIGAPEWAMAAELTTAAGRRAHHDVIDRHLSAWCAQRTRDQIVDALWDNDVPVAKVLQPHRQTEIPQLAARCFFETVEHPVNPPTPYSTVPYRSSHGPHRVHTAPAPLLGQHNAEVLRELGIGDDEIAALEADGVIGTAPAR from the coding sequence GTGTCCGAACCCGCACTGTCCGGCTACGTCGTCGTCGATCTCTCCAGCGGGATCGCCGGCGCCTACTGCACCAAACTGCTCGCCGACGGCGGCGCCGAGGTGATCAAGGTCGAACCGCCGCAGGGGGATCCGCTGCGTCGGTGGTCGGCATCCGGCGCCGACATCGTCGACGGCACAGACGGGGCGTTGTTCTCCTACCTCGCGTGTTCGAAGCGTTCCGTCGTGGCCGACCCGGGTGCCGACACCGAGTTCGTGGACGCGCTACTCGCCGATGCCGACGCAGTGATCTGGTCCACCGGGCCGGGGGTGGCCGGCCTGGCCGCGTTCGCGCCGGCGGCGATCAACCGGCGTCATCCCCACCTGATCGTCACCGCGATCAGCCCGTTCGGCCTGGACGGCCCGTGGAAGGACCGTCCCGCAACGGAGTTCACGCTGCAGGCATGGTCCGGCGGCATCGTCGGGCTGGGCCGCGGCGCACCCGACCGGGCGCCCGTCTACGTCGGCGGACAGGTCGGTGAGTATCTCGCCGGCGCCTACGCGAGTGCGGTGACACTCGCGTCGCGGATGCGCGGCGGCGGCGAGCTGATCGATCTGTCGATGCTCGAAACCGACATCCTTGGCCTGACCTATTACCCGGTCAGCTATTTCGCCATGCTGGGCAGGCCGTGGCGCGATGCCCGCAGGCTGACCGTACCCGGCATCGCGCGGGCGAAAGACGGTCTCGTTGACATCGGTTGCGGTACCGCGCAACAGTGGTTCGACCTGTGCGCGATGACCGGCCATGTGGAATGGATTGACGAGGAATCGCCGCTGTCGATCACCCAGCAGGCCAACGAGAAGGCCGAGGAGCTCTACGCCTGGGTGGCCGAGCAGACCGTCGACGAGATCCGGGACCTGGCCACCGCATTCCGGATTCCGAACGCCCCGGTGGCCAACGGCGCCAACGTCGAACGGCTCGACCACTACGTCGCGCGCCGGTCGTTCGTCGTCAACCCGCGCGACGGTTTCACCCAACCTGCCGCGCCGTACCGGATGTCGGTGGACGCGTTGCGTGACCCCGAACCCGCGCCGCGTCTGGGCGAGCACACCGACCTCTACCGTTCGCGAGCGCGAAATATCATTCCGAGTCGTGATTCCGCAGAAATGACAACCCGGAATGATATTTCGCGGCCTGGTGCCCTGCCGTTCGCCGGGCTGCGGGTGGTCGACATGACGACGTTCTGGGCGGGGCCGAGTTGCACGCATCTGCTGGCGATGCTCGGCGCCGACGTGATCCACGTGGAGTCCACCCGCCACCCCGACGGCACCCGGCTGATCGCCGGCATCCCGGTCACCGAGGACAACTGGTGGGAGCAGTCACCGATCTTCTCCGGCCTGAACACCAACAAGCGCGGCATCACGCTCAACCTGTCCACCGAGACCGGGCGGGACCTGCTCAAGCGGTTGATCGCGACAGCGGATGTGCTGGTGGAGAACTTCACCCCGAGGGTGATCGAGAGCATGGGGCTGACCTACGATGCCGTCAAGCAGATCAAGCCCGACATCGTGATGGCACGCATGCCCGGATTCGGGCTCGACGGACCTTGGCGCGACAACCCGGCATTCGCCTACGTCATCGAGGCCGCGGCCGGAATCAGCTGGCTCACCGGCTATCCCGACCTCAACCCGTTCGAACCGTACTCGGTGGGCGATCCCAACGCGGGTATCCACGCGTTCAACGCGATCCTGATCGCGCTGGAGCACCGCCGCCGCACCGGGGAAGGCTCGATGGTGGAGGCCGCGATGGTCGACGCCGCGTTGAGTGTGGCCGCCGAGCAGGTGATCGAATACTCCGCCTACGGCGCGGTGCTGCAGCGCGACGGTAACCGGGGACCCACCGCGGCACCGCAGAATCTGTACCTGTCCAACGAGATCGACGAGTTCGGTCGTGCCGACAGTTGGGTGGCGGTCGCGGTGGCGACCGACGAGCAGTGGTCAGGTCTGCGTCGGGCGATCGGTGCGCCGGAGTGGGCGATGGCCGCCGAGCTGACGACCGCAGCGGGGCGGCGTGCCCACCACGATGTGATCGACCGGCACCTGTCGGCCTGGTGTGCACAGCGCACCCGCGACCAGATCGTCGACGCGTTGTGGGACAACGATGTCCCGGTCGCCAAGGTGTTGCAGCCGCACCGCCAGACCGAGATCCCGCAACTCGCCGCGCGTTGCTTCTTCGAGACGGTCGAGCATCCCGTCAACCCGCCCACCCCGTACAGCACGGTGCCGTACCGCAGCAGCCACGGTCCGCACCGTGTGCACACCGCGCCCGCCCCACTGCTCGGCCAGCACAACGCTGAGGTGTTGCGCGAGCTCGGCATCGGTGACGACGAGATCGCCGCGCTGGAAGCCGACGGGGTCATCGGGACCGCGCCCGCGCGCTAA
- a CDS encoding SDR family NAD(P)-dependent oxidoreductase — MAISPSDILLTGRVAVVTGGGAGIGRGIAQGLAAFGASVAIWERDPDTCAAAAAEIGALGLVVDVREAAAVDAALARTESELGTVSVLVNNAGGTFRSALLDTSENGWDALYRSNLRHVLLCTQRVARRLVDAAAPGSIINVTSIEGSRAAPGYAAYAAAKAGVVNYTQTASFELAPHRIRVNALAPDLTMTEGLQNLAVGDLSESMAQMVPMRRAGHVDEMAAAAVFLASDMASYITGQTIHVDGGTEAGGGWYFHPATGVPTLGPG, encoded by the coding sequence ATGGCCATCTCACCGTCGGACATCCTGCTCACCGGCCGCGTCGCCGTGGTCACCGGCGGGGGCGCGGGGATCGGCAGAGGAATCGCGCAGGGGTTGGCGGCATTCGGGGCCTCGGTGGCGATCTGGGAGCGCGATCCCGACACGTGCGCGGCCGCCGCAGCGGAGATCGGTGCACTCGGTCTGGTCGTCGACGTACGCGAGGCCGCAGCCGTCGACGCCGCACTCGCGCGCACCGAAAGTGAGCTCGGCACGGTGTCGGTCTTGGTCAACAACGCGGGCGGCACGTTCCGCTCGGCATTGCTGGACACCTCGGAGAACGGCTGGGACGCGTTGTACCGCAGCAATCTGCGCCACGTCCTGTTGTGCACGCAGCGGGTCGCCCGCAGGCTGGTCGATGCCGCAGCGCCGGGCAGCATCATCAACGTGACGTCGATCGAGGGCAGCCGTGCCGCGCCCGGATACGCGGCCTACGCCGCGGCCAAAGCCGGCGTGGTCAACTACACCCAGACGGCGTCCTTCGAGCTCGCCCCGCATCGCATTCGCGTCAACGCGCTGGCGCCGGACCTCACCATGACCGAGGGGCTGCAGAACCTCGCCGTCGGCGATCTATCCGAGTCAATGGCCCAGATGGTGCCGATGCGTCGCGCCGGTCATGTCGACGAGATGGCTGCCGCGGCAGTGTTTCTCGCGTCGGACATGGCGAGCTACATCACCGGGCAGACGATCCACGTCGACGGCGGTACCGAGGCCGGTGGCGGCTGGTATTTCCACCCGGCCACCGGGGTGCCGACGCTCGGGCCGGGTTAG
- a CDS encoding HNH endonuclease signature motif containing protein, with amino-acid sequence MYVRVMSRTDVQDAVSALRAAFDTVAACDLELLTRSELIEAMDELESLGCRLPGLGHRLLARLQTEATAREMGAKSWKDVLRIRWRISVTEANRRLTEACLLAPRPSVTGPALPPLLPATAIAQERGLINPEHVEVIRKSVAKLPSWVDSTTREQFEVDLVRTAVGVGPKEVKDAAELTLFLLDQDGPEPDDTERARKRGVTKHKQRPDGMVDLTATLTPEAWAVLEVIFAKYAAPGMCNPADPEPCTSGTPSQAQIDNDSRSLAQRQHDALIAVGRIALMSGELGKLNGLPVSIIIRTTLQDLESRAGIGVTGGGTRMPIKDVIRMGGHANHYLAVFDKATGSALDLFRTKRIATPEQRIMVIARDGGCTKPGCTVGAYGSQVHHVTRDWGRGGNTNIDDLGLACGPDNRSVNPDDPTAWTTRMNTRGEVEWIPPELLDTGQARVNTYHRPERLLRPPEEPENDCAAAEPDTPGGPGGPAPPEDHAA; translated from the coding sequence ATGTATGTTCGAGTTATGTCGAGGACGGATGTGCAGGACGCGGTCAGCGCGCTGCGCGCCGCGTTCGACACCGTGGCGGCCTGCGATCTGGAGCTGCTGACCCGATCCGAACTGATCGAGGCGATGGACGAGTTGGAGAGTCTGGGCTGCCGGCTGCCCGGGCTGGGGCATCGGCTGTTGGCGCGGTTGCAGACCGAGGCCACCGCCCGGGAGATGGGCGCGAAGTCGTGGAAGGACGTGTTGCGGATCCGGTGGCGCATCTCGGTCACCGAAGCGAATCGGCGCCTGACCGAGGCTTGCCTGTTGGCGCCGCGCCCGTCGGTGACCGGGCCGGCGCTGCCGCCGCTGCTGCCGGCGACGGCGATCGCCCAAGAACGCGGGTTGATCAACCCCGAACACGTCGAGGTGATCCGCAAATCGGTGGCCAAGCTGCCGTCCTGGGTGGATAGCACGACGCGGGAGCAGTTCGAGGTCGACCTGGTGCGCACCGCCGTCGGGGTCGGCCCCAAAGAAGTGAAGGACGCCGCCGAGCTGACGTTGTTTCTGTTGGATCAGGACGGCCCAGAACCTGACGACACCGAACGCGCCCGCAAGCGCGGGGTGACCAAGCACAAGCAGCGCCCCGACGGGATGGTCGACCTGACCGCGACGTTGACGCCCGAAGCCTGGGCGGTGCTCGAGGTGATCTTCGCCAAGTACGCCGCCCCGGGCATGTGTAATCCTGCCGACCCCGAACCCTGCACGTCGGGCACGCCGTCACAAGCCCAGATCGACAACGACTCTCGCAGCCTGGCCCAGCGCCAGCATGATGCGCTGATCGCGGTCGGGCGGATCGCTTTGATGAGCGGCGAGTTAGGCAAACTCAACGGACTACCGGTGTCGATCATCATCCGCACCACCCTCCAAGACCTGGAATCCCGCGCCGGGATCGGCGTCACCGGTGGCGGCACCAGGATGCCCATCAAAGACGTGATCCGGATGGGCGGGCATGCCAATCACTATCTGGCGGTGTTCGACAAAGCCACCGGTTCAGCGCTGGATTTGTTCCGCACCAAACGCATCGCCACCCCAGAACAGCGAATCATGGTGATCGCGCGCGACGGGGGCTGCACCAAACCGGGCTGCACCGTCGGCGCCTACGGCAGCCAAGTCCACCACGTCACCCGCGACTGGGGCCGCGGCGGGAACACCAACATCGACGATCTCGGTCTAGCGTGCGGGCCGGACAACCGCAGTGTCAATCCCGACGACCCGACTGCCTGGACCACCCGGATGAACACCCGCGGCGAGGTCGAGTGGATTCCACCGGAGCTTCTCGACACCGGACAGGCTCGCGTGAACACCTACCATCGCCCCGAACGGTTACTGCGCCCGCCTGAGGAACCCGAAAACGACTGCGCGGCGGCGGAACCCGACACCCCCGGCGGACCCGGCGGACCCGCACCACCCGAAGACCATGCGGCCTGA
- a CDS encoding NAD-dependent epimerase/dehydratase family protein — translation MTSASGTVLVTGGFGLVGSATVRRLAELGRGVVVADLDTPANRSAAENLPSGVTVRWADLTNAEQTAQLVADVAPAVIIHLAAIIPPTIYKNRALARRVNVDATATLVKIAEAQPTPPRFVQASSNAVYGARNPHKATGPVTAGMPMKHSDLYSSHKAQAEEIVRASSLEWVVLRLGGVLSVDPKAIPFNADALYFESLLPVDNRVHSVDVRDVAWAFAAATTADVAGEILLIAGDDSHKLSYADITPALAATRGIKGGLVPGRKGDPDDDDAWFVTDWMDTTRAQEALQFQHYSWQAMLDEASRNAGPSKSVLPLLSPLIRAALKRRGAYWKQPGRYADPWGAIKRRLGDPAPDA, via the coding sequence ATGACGAGTGCGTCTGGGACGGTGCTCGTCACCGGAGGCTTCGGCCTCGTCGGTTCGGCCACGGTCCGCCGATTGGCCGAACTCGGCCGCGGCGTCGTCGTCGCCGATCTCGACACACCGGCGAATCGGTCGGCAGCCGAGAACCTCCCGTCCGGGGTAACCGTTCGGTGGGCAGATCTAACCAACGCCGAGCAGACCGCACAGCTGGTCGCCGACGTGGCGCCCGCGGTGATCATCCATCTCGCGGCGATCATCCCGCCCACGATCTACAAGAACCGGGCGCTGGCCCGCCGTGTCAACGTCGACGCCACCGCGACCCTGGTCAAGATCGCCGAAGCGCAGCCCACTCCCCCACGGTTCGTCCAGGCGTCGAGCAACGCGGTCTACGGCGCACGCAATCCACACAAGGCGACCGGACCGGTCACCGCGGGCATGCCGATGAAGCACTCCGATCTCTACAGCAGTCACAAGGCCCAGGCCGAGGAGATCGTGCGGGCATCGTCCCTGGAATGGGTGGTGCTCCGGCTCGGTGGCGTGTTGAGCGTCGACCCCAAGGCGATCCCGTTCAACGCCGACGCTCTCTACTTCGAGAGCCTGCTCCCCGTCGACAACCGGGTGCACAGCGTCGACGTCCGCGACGTCGCATGGGCTTTCGCAGCCGCGACGACGGCCGACGTGGCAGGCGAGATCCTGCTCATCGCCGGCGACGACTCACACAAGCTGTCCTACGCCGACATCACCCCCGCGCTGGCCGCGACCCGCGGGATCAAGGGCGGGCTCGTACCGGGACGCAAGGGCGACCCTGATGACGACGACGCATGGTTCGTCACCGACTGGATGGACACCACCCGCGCGCAGGAAGCCTTGCAGTTCCAGCACTATTCGTGGCAGGCCATGCTCGACGAGGCCTCACGCAATGCGGGGCCGTCGAAGTCCGTGCTGCCGCTGCTGTCTCCGCTGATCCGGGCCGCACTCAAGCGCCGCGGCGCCTACTGGAAACAACCCGGCCGGTACGCCGATCCGTGGGGCGCGATCAAGCGACGGCTCGGCGACCCCGCACCGGACGCCTGA
- a CDS encoding lysophospholipid acyltransferase family protein: MTFSFWESSISATMSDERAETAKWDPAFTRQITDWVGPLIRRYFRADVRGMDSLPDSDGALVVSNHSGGMLTPDVMVFAPAFYERFGFDRPLYTLAHYGVFIGPLGDLLRRAGVIEATRDNAADALRSGAVVLVFPGGDYDSYRPTLTANKVDFAGRTGYVRTALEADVPIVPVVSIGAQETQMFLARGDSIARRIGLTRARMEILPVSIGFPFGLSVIFPPNLPLPSKIVTQVLEPIDIVARFGDDPDIDEVDQYVRATMQTALDELARKRRFPVLG, translated from the coding sequence ATGACATTCTCCTTTTGGGAGAGTAGCATATCCGCCACCATGTCCGACGAGCGTGCCGAGACGGCCAAGTGGGACCCCGCCTTCACCCGTCAGATCACCGACTGGGTGGGTCCACTGATCCGACGATACTTCCGCGCGGATGTGCGCGGCATGGATTCGCTTCCGGACAGTGACGGGGCGCTGGTGGTGTCGAATCACTCGGGCGGCATGCTCACCCCCGACGTGATGGTGTTCGCCCCAGCCTTCTACGAGCGCTTCGGGTTCGACCGTCCGCTCTACACACTTGCGCACTACGGCGTGTTCATCGGTCCGCTGGGCGACCTGCTGCGCCGCGCGGGGGTTATCGAGGCGACGCGTGACAACGCCGCCGATGCCCTGCGGTCCGGCGCGGTGGTACTGGTGTTCCCCGGTGGGGACTACGACTCCTACCGGCCGACGCTGACGGCGAACAAAGTGGACTTCGCCGGCCGCACCGGATACGTGCGCACCGCACTGGAGGCAGACGTCCCGATCGTCCCTGTGGTGTCGATCGGCGCGCAGGAGACCCAGATGTTCCTTGCCCGTGGCGATTCGATCGCCCGGCGCATCGGGCTGACGCGCGCGCGGATGGAGATCCTGCCCGTCAGCATCGGGTTCCCGTTCGGTCTGTCGGTCATCTTCCCGCCGAACCTGCCGCTGCCGTCCAAGATCGTCACCCAGGTGCTCGAGCCGATCGACATCGTGGCGCGGTTCGGCGACGACCCCGACATCGACGAGGTCGACCAGTACGTGCGGGCCACCATGCAGACCGCGCTCGACGAGTTGGCACGCAAGCGGCGATTTCCGGTGCTGGGGTGA